The Treponema medium genome has a window encoding:
- the selB gene encoding selenocysteine-specific translation elongation factor yields the protein MAYILGTAGHVDHGKTALVKCLTGVETSHIPEEKKRGMTIELGFAALEDPVHGTIGIVDVPGHERFIRNMVAGTWGLDAAMLIVAADDGWMQMSSDHLRVLKAMHINSILLVITKSDLADPDMIELIREDANRHCREILGRELPSVAVSAHTGAGIDELKKKITELLSAVRTAPLDKPFLYIDRAFTLKGIGITVTGTLRGKSIAVGDQLALYPDGTECKIKNIQNHHADVSSSESGMRTALNLKISEKEKVARGMLLAGLGESPVLQGSELLVRVDEYFNKQETGAGIKNHIELELATGSTNAIGAIHFNKTDPTLARVSLQEPIAGRWNQPAVLIRHGGSSILASCRILAAFDSYRASVFKQFFSVYAGRELPSWKSCGFFITGFIEKDRAEPKELSVDAKDVTACGKQLIFTKKLAEWEAKILETAKKSQAGFTAEEIDTAVPVKVRQEILKKLCAENKLANEGSVYKLAGSGDTLSKTAQQLLQLALKAGFDGIEIDKIQLPQVRKDARDLVKLGKLVVLENFLHYHREIYDKAIAAILKGKKAGDIITIADARTATNLSRKYVIPLLNVLEKNGKVKRQENDRIVL from the coding sequence ATGGCATATATTTTGGGAACCGCCGGACACGTCGATCACGGCAAAACCGCATTGGTAAAATGCTTAACCGGAGTGGAAACCAGCCACATCCCCGAAGAAAAGAAGCGGGGTATGACAATTGAGCTGGGTTTTGCCGCCTTGGAAGATCCCGTACACGGAACGATCGGCATCGTCGATGTTCCCGGACACGAACGGTTTATCCGTAACATGGTGGCAGGCACGTGGGGACTTGACGCGGCAATGCTGATTGTCGCAGCGGACGACGGGTGGATGCAGATGTCGTCGGATCACCTGCGGGTACTTAAAGCGATGCATATCAACTCCATCCTGTTGGTCATAACCAAATCCGACTTGGCCGATCCCGATATGATCGAGCTGATACGGGAAGATGCAAATCGTCATTGCCGCGAAATCCTCGGACGGGAATTACCCTCGGTGGCAGTTTCCGCACATACCGGCGCCGGTATCGACGAACTCAAGAAAAAAATTACGGAATTATTGAGTGCCGTCCGTACCGCTCCGTTGGATAAGCCGTTCCTGTATATCGACCGCGCCTTTACGCTGAAAGGAATCGGCATCACGGTAACCGGTACGCTCCGCGGTAAAAGCATTGCCGTCGGCGATCAGCTTGCACTCTATCCCGACGGAACCGAGTGCAAGATTAAAAACATCCAAAATCACCACGCCGACGTATCTTCTTCCGAATCGGGAATGCGGACGGCGCTCAACCTGAAAATATCCGAAAAAGAAAAGGTAGCGCGCGGTATGCTGCTTGCAGGCCTTGGCGAAAGTCCCGTACTGCAAGGATCCGAGCTGCTCGTCCGTGTCGATGAATATTTTAACAAACAGGAAACCGGCGCCGGCATCAAAAATCATATCGAACTGGAACTTGCAACCGGCAGTACCAATGCCATCGGCGCAATTCACTTTAACAAAACCGATCCTACGCTGGCGCGGGTGTCCTTGCAGGAACCTATCGCCGGACGATGGAACCAACCAGCCGTCCTTATCAGGCATGGCGGAAGCTCAATTCTTGCCTCATGCAGAATACTTGCGGCCTTTGACTCCTACCGCGCATCCGTCTTTAAACAGTTCTTTTCGGTGTATGCCGGACGGGAATTACCGTCGTGGAAAAGCTGCGGCTTTTTTATCACCGGCTTTATAGAGAAAGACCGCGCGGAACCTAAGGAGCTTTCGGTTGACGCAAAAGACGTTACGGCCTGCGGCAAACAGCTCATCTTTACCAAAAAGCTTGCCGAATGGGAAGCAAAGATTTTAGAGACCGCAAAGAAAAGTCAGGCAGGTTTTACTGCAGAGGAAATCGATACGGCTGTGCCGGTAAAGGTGCGGCAGGAAATCCTGAAAAAACTGTGTGCGGAAAACAAACTCGCCAATGAAGGCAGTGTGTATAAGCTGGCAGGCAGCGGGGATACCTTGTCGAAAACGGCACAGCAGCTGTTACAGTTGGCGCTTAAAGCAGGGTTCGACGGTATCGAAATAGATAAAATCCAGCTGCCGCAGGTGCGGAAAGACGCCCGCGATTTGGTAAAGCTCGGTAAGCTCGTCGTATTGGAAAATTTTTTGCACTACCACCGTGAGATATACGATAAAGCGATTGCCGCTATCTTAAAAGGGAAAAAAGCAGGCGACATCATCACCATTGCAGACGCCCGTACCGCGACCAATCTTTCGCGCAAATATGTTATCCCCCTGCTCAATGTTCTGGAAAAAAACGGCAAGGTAAAGCGGCAGGAGAATGACCGAATCGTTTTGTAG
- a CDS encoding HPF/RaiA family ribosome-associated protein, producing MNINLQAVKFTLDEDQKTFVHKKFERIKYAEDLIVDVLCTIKFDKKFTYECTVNFKGGTAHVSTEDYDFNAGVNKLMDILDQKVRKEKDKIQAKK from the coding sequence ATGAACATCAATTTACAGGCGGTAAAATTTACACTGGACGAAGATCAAAAAACCTTCGTACACAAGAAATTTGAACGGATTAAGTATGCGGAAGATTTAATTGTCGATGTCCTCTGCACGATAAAATTCGACAAAAAGTTCACCTACGAATGTACCGTCAATTTTAAGGGTGGAACCGCACACGTTTCCACCGAAGATTATGACTTTAACGCAGGGGTCAATAAATTGATGGATATTTTGGATCAAAAAGTACGAAAAGAAAAAGATAAGATACAAGCTAAAAAATAA
- a CDS encoding methyl-accepting chemotaxis protein, translated as MREKKNFSIRKKLLIIFGTLITVAGVIQGSLARYTAQQALTARVNAHLIDKVNDIALFISSDIASDFNFLRGFMRNPAMKDPSVSFTEKTRIVRSDFGYADTLNFFNICDTKGNSYYADGTVTFVGDTDWYKSAVNGDSFITAPHISTATKKLEVILAVPLLDSDREVIAVLGAGLEGTSICDIISEIKIGKTGNCHILGTDGTTIAHKNMSIVEAQQNTMELAKTDRSFASIAEFQRQAVSDSSDGIGYYTYDGKKHIAAYTKMPDTEWTIIIAAPAEEFLGAITDFRKLIIIISIIILAVTLTIIFFIAAKMVAPVQTAVNALKDISQGEGDLTVQLPLIGNDEVTRLSEYFNETIKKIRTAIQSIDSNAEMMRSIGDELAQNMTETAQAVHKINENIDGVKQQALTQTASVGETAATVEEIIKTIRQLNTRIESQSASVSISSSAIEEMVANIASITDTLEKTDGVIKTLAEATADGREIIVNTGSVTQKIAEESGSLMEASSVIQHIASQTNLLAMNAAIEAAHAGEAGKGFAVVADEIRKLAEDSAAQGKTITATLKSLSAEIEGLSTSSKVAGEKFATIFTLSDQVKNMSTRLTESMREQENGSREVLDAIKNISEVTVEIEDGSGDMLKGGEGVAHEMQKLDGLTNTIAASMKEMAAAAVQINNAIQGVKEITNKNKRSIENLAQEVSKFKI; from the coding sequence ATGCGGGAAAAGAAAAATTTTTCTATTCGTAAGAAACTGCTTATCATTTTTGGAACATTGATTACGGTAGCCGGTGTTATACAAGGTTCGTTGGCGCGGTATACTGCGCAACAAGCCCTTACTGCGCGGGTTAATGCGCATCTTATCGACAAAGTAAATGATATTGCCTTGTTTATCAGTAGTGATATTGCCAGTGACTTCAATTTTTTACGCGGATTTATGCGTAATCCGGCGATGAAGGATCCTTCGGTATCTTTTACGGAAAAAACACGAATCGTGCGCAGTGATTTCGGCTATGCCGACACTCTCAATTTTTTTAATATATGTGACACTAAGGGAAACAGCTATTATGCCGACGGTACGGTTACCTTTGTCGGGGATACGGACTGGTATAAGAGCGCAGTCAATGGGGATTCATTTATTACCGCACCTCATATTTCAACGGCAACTAAAAAACTGGAAGTTATTTTGGCTGTTCCGCTATTAGATAGCGATCGTGAGGTTATCGCTGTTTTGGGAGCCGGCCTTGAGGGAACCTCTATTTGCGATATCATATCCGAAATCAAAATCGGTAAAACGGGGAATTGTCATATTTTAGGGACAGACGGAACAACCATTGCTCACAAGAATATGTCAATCGTGGAAGCGCAACAAAATACAATGGAATTGGCAAAGACCGACCGCTCCTTTGCATCTATCGCAGAGTTTCAGCGGCAAGCGGTTTCAGATTCTTCCGACGGTATCGGTTATTATACTTATGATGGTAAAAAGCATATTGCAGCCTATACGAAAATGCCGGATACGGAATGGACAATTATTATTGCCGCCCCAGCGGAAGAGTTTCTCGGTGCAATTACAGATTTTCGTAAACTTATCATTATTATCAGTATTATTATCCTTGCGGTAACACTGACAATTATATTTTTTATTGCGGCAAAGATGGTCGCTCCCGTTCAGACAGCTGTTAATGCGTTGAAAGATATTTCGCAAGGAGAGGGCGATTTGACCGTGCAGCTTCCTCTTATCGGTAATGATGAAGTAACGCGGCTATCGGAATATTTTAATGAAACGATTAAAAAGATTAGAACTGCCATACAATCTATCGACAGCAATGCTGAAATGATGCGGTCAATCGGCGATGAACTTGCTCAGAATATGACCGAGACTGCACAAGCTGTCCATAAGATAAATGAAAATATTGACGGCGTAAAACAGCAAGCACTGACACAAACTGCAAGCGTCGGAGAAACGGCTGCAACGGTTGAAGAAATTATCAAGACGATACGGCAATTAAATACCCGCATAGAAAGCCAGTCGGCAAGCGTATCTATTTCCTCTTCTGCGATAGAAGAGATGGTCGCCAATATCGCATCGATTACCGATACGCTTGAAAAGACGGACGGGGTTATTAAAACACTTGCGGAAGCGACCGCCGACGGACGAGAAATCATCGTAAATACCGGCAGTGTTACTCAAAAAATTGCCGAAGAGTCGGGAAGTTTGATGGAAGCCTCAAGTGTCATTCAGCATATTGCATCGCAAACAAACTTACTCGCAATGAATGCCGCTATTGAAGCAGCTCATGCCGGTGAAGCCGGTAAGGGGTTTGCCGTTGTCGCTGACGAAATCCGCAAACTTGCAGAAGATTCTGCTGCGCAGGGTAAAACAATTACCGCAACGCTTAAGAGTTTAAGTGCGGAAATCGAAGGGCTTTCTACGTCTTCAAAAGTTGCCGGCGAAAAATTTGCTACTATTTTTACGCTTTCCGATCAGGTAAAAAATATGAGTACCCGTTTAACCGAGTCGATGAGAGAGCAGGAAAACGGGAGCCGCGAAGTATTGGATGCTATTAAAAATATCAGCGAGGTAACTGTTGAAATAGAAGACGGTTCAGGTGATATGCTGAAAGGCGGAGAAGGGGTCGCGCACGAAATGCAAAAACTCGACGGGCTTACCAACACAATCGCAGCAAGTATGAAAGAAATGGCGGCGGCGGCAGTGCAAATCAATAATGCAATCCAAGGCGTAAAAGAAATCACCAATAAAAACAAACGAAGTATCGAAAATTTGGCACAGGAAGTATCTAAGTTTAAAATATAA
- a CDS encoding PrsW family glutamic-type intramembrane protease, with the protein MSIIGLLITAFLPAAAAVYIAIKKHIPVYALAAVFFAAAASLLPVLALQHSVHTFLDAGIAKQSEAVRLLFNSFITAALIEEGVKAAVFGLTAAMVLKKRFGITQSMLLGVFFGFVFSSFENISYSLRYSNVQFLRLVTAAVLHGALGCFYASMAYTKTKRKAAFVFLAAVVLHGLYNFFISLGGGFILPAAAVLGIACLYAARLVTPSRP; encoded by the coding sequence ATGAGTATTATCGGACTGTTAATTACCGCGTTTTTACCGGCTGCCGCAGCGGTCTATATTGCAATAAAAAAACACATTCCCGTTTATGCGCTTGCCGCCGTATTCTTTGCAGCGGCAGCGTCACTGCTTCCGGTGCTTGCGCTCCAGCATAGTGTGCATACTTTTTTAGATGCCGGTATTGCAAAACAATCGGAAGCGGTGAGGCTCTTGTTTAACAGCTTTATTACGGCAGCCTTGATAGAAGAAGGTGTTAAAGCAGCGGTATTCGGTTTAACGGCTGCTATGGTTTTAAAAAAAAGATTCGGGATTACACAGAGTATGCTGCTTGGCGTATTCTTCGGCTTTGTCTTTAGCAGTTTTGAAAATATCTCATATAGTTTGCGGTATTCCAACGTGCAGTTTCTCCGGCTTGTTACCGCCGCCGTATTACACGGGGCGCTCGGCTGTTTTTATGCATCAATGGCATACACAAAAACAAAGCGGAAAGCTGCGTTCGTCTTTCTCGCAGCGGTTGTTCTCCACGGGCTTTATAACTTTTTTATTTCGCTGGGCGGCGGCTTCATACTCCCCGCAGCGGCGGTACTCGGCATTGCCTGCTTATATGCAGCACGGCTTGTTACGCCTTCGCGTCCTTAA
- a CDS encoding RsmE family RNA methyltransferase: MNIILLRQEELSDGNFSFAKTDERFLHIKKVLKFGVGAVFKAGIIDGEKGTAEITSFSDELLTARFTVADKAGGGDDVSVLPPIRLILGFPRPIQLRRILRDVAGLGIEALYLIGTELGEKSYLKADIAAETEIERLLIDGCSQAGDTHIPKVYRAYSVRHFFDRYGDDIRPDHLRATLDVPFHIEQGSQSSIEQNRMKQGHIGQDCIEQDGALCIPAMYPLPQLQWDGKQTLWLAVGNERGWSLNERLLFAKKQFTAYTMGRRILRTETAVTSAIAVCLALSGAWEMRGAQ, encoded by the coding sequence ATGAATATTATTTTATTACGACAGGAAGAACTTTCAGACGGGAATTTTTCTTTTGCCAAAACTGATGAACGCTTTTTACATATCAAAAAAGTGCTGAAGTTCGGCGTGGGGGCGGTATTCAAGGCGGGTATCATTGACGGGGAAAAAGGAACGGCGGAAATTACTTCTTTTTCCGATGAGCTGTTGACTGCACGGTTTACCGTAGCGGACAAAGCGGGCGGAGGAGACGATGTTTCCGTGCTGCCGCCCATCAGACTGATACTCGGGTTTCCGCGTCCCATTCAGCTGCGCCGTATTTTGCGTGATGTCGCAGGGCTTGGGATTGAGGCATTGTATCTGATCGGCACCGAGTTGGGGGAAAAATCTTACCTCAAGGCCGATATCGCTGCGGAAACGGAGATAGAGCGGCTGCTGATTGACGGGTGCAGTCAGGCAGGAGATACTCATATTCCGAAAGTGTATCGAGCCTATAGTGTACGGCATTTTTTCGATCGGTATGGAGATGATATCCGCCCGGATCATCTGCGGGCGACGCTCGATGTTCCTTTTCACATTGAGCAAGGTTCTCAAAGTTCTATTGAACAAAATCGCATGAAACAAGGTCATATTGGGCAAGATTGTATTGAACAAGACGGTGCGCTGTGCATTCCTGCGATGTATCCGCTGCCACAGCTGCAGTGGGACGGGAAGCAAACGCTTTGGCTTGCTGTCGGAAATGAGCGGGGCTGGAGCTTGAACGAACGGCTGTTGTTTGCAAAAAAGCAGTTCACTGCCTATACTATGGGACGGAGAATTTTGCGTACGGAAACCGCCGTTACTTCCGCTATTGCGGTGTGCCTTGCATTATCCGGCGCATGGGAGATGAGAGGAGCACAATGA
- a CDS encoding calcium/sodium antiporter — translation MDALLHNFLMNSSVVISLIVLVASLFTLSKGADWLVDSAVALSLKWGMPKMVIGATIVSLGTTLPEASVSTLAAIKGNAELALGNAIGSIIADTALIIGLAAMLGTVPVDKRLIHRQGTVQFAAAMLLTLVSLPFFSPGREGKIYQWMGWIFVVLLACYMYISFRWAKESMEESEQDTAEENQKPLWLLLVWLAVGITVVVLSSKILIPAVEVSAIKIGIPQSIIAATLVAFGTSVPELVTAITAVRKGHGELAAGNIIGADILNVLFVLGVAAAVTPAGIRVPVDFYYLQFPTMLLVLGIFRFCSTRQRSVITRLQGAVLFIFYTAYIVLNFTLRHITG, via the coding sequence ATGGATGCACTCTTACATAATTTTTTAATGAATTCATCGGTTGTGATATCGTTGATTGTGCTTGTCGCAAGCTTGTTTACGCTGAGTAAGGGTGCGGATTGGCTGGTAGACAGCGCGGTTGCCCTTTCGCTTAAATGGGGAATGCCCAAGATGGTGATCGGTGCGACGATTGTCAGTCTCGGCACGACCCTGCCCGAAGCGTCGGTGTCTACATTGGCGGCAATTAAAGGAAATGCGGAACTCGCGCTTGGGAATGCTATCGGCTCGATTATTGCGGATACGGCTCTCATTATCGGGCTTGCCGCCATGCTTGGTACGGTGCCGGTCGATAAACGGCTTATTCACCGGCAGGGTACCGTGCAATTTGCAGCGGCGATGCTGCTGACACTTGTTTCGCTTCCCTTTTTCTCTCCGGGCAGGGAGGGGAAAATCTATCAGTGGATGGGTTGGATATTTGTCGTGCTGCTCGCGTGTTATATGTACATATCGTTCCGCTGGGCAAAAGAATCTATGGAAGAGAGCGAACAGGATACGGCAGAAGAAAATCAAAAGCCGTTGTGGCTGCTACTTGTGTGGCTGGCTGTAGGAATCACGGTGGTCGTGCTCTCGTCTAAGATACTGATCCCTGCGGTAGAAGTTTCCGCCATAAAGATCGGTATTCCGCAGAGTATTATCGCGGCGACTTTGGTCGCGTTCGGCACGAGTGTACCTGAATTGGTAACTGCCATAACCGCCGTTCGGAAAGGACACGGAGAACTCGCGGCAGGCAACATCATCGGGGCGGATATCTTGAACGTCCTCTTTGTGTTGGGTGTAGCGGCTGCGGTAACTCCCGCCGGTATCCGTGTACCGGTAGATTTTTACTATCTGCAATTCCCGACCATGCTGCTGGTGCTCGGCATTTTCCGCTTTTGTTCAACACGTCAGCGCAGCGTCATAACACGGCTGCAAGGCGCGGTTCTTTTTATCTTTTATACCGCATACATTGTTCTCAATTTTACATTAAGACATATCACAGGTTAA
- a CDS encoding aldehyde dehydrogenase: protein MTRIAIAALVRNTSTFFASNATKSYQFRAEQLRKLGAAVHAYQQRISDALYKDLHKAPMETYLTEIGMVQEEVRFLSKHLKKLMKPKRVRTPLSHFLASSTIYYEPYGTVLIMSPWNYPVNLTLTPLAGAIAAGNCAVIKPSNYTPETSKVIADLIAETFEPGFVTVVTGGREENAGLLEQKFDYIFFTGGTVVGKLVMEAAARNLTPVTLELGGKSPCIIDKTADMKAAARRILFGKILNGGQTCVAPDYVLIDAAVKEAFIEQCKAVLHEFLPTDAYASCNMTRIVNDKHFERLSHLMEGETAVIGGEKDAHGRFIPLTVLDNISFESPVMQEEIFGPILPLIPFTDLQWAVDQIRARPKPLALYLFTKDAAVERKILSEVSFGGGCINDTIVHLATPYMPFGGVGTSGMGNYHGKQSFYTFSHEKSVMKKSLLVDLPMRYHPYSEKNFNLVKKFM from the coding sequence ATGACAAGAATAGCCATAGCCGCGCTGGTGCGGAATACTTCGACCTTTTTTGCATCAAATGCGACAAAATCATATCAATTCCGTGCCGAACAGCTTCGTAAGCTGGGAGCCGCCGTTCACGCATATCAGCAGCGGATAAGCGATGCGCTCTATAAGGATTTACACAAGGCGCCGATGGAGACCTACCTTACGGAAATCGGTATGGTGCAGGAGGAAGTTCGCTTCTTATCGAAACACTTGAAAAAATTGATGAAGCCGAAACGGGTACGCACGCCGCTCAGTCATTTTTTAGCATCGAGTACGATTTATTACGAACCGTACGGCACCGTGCTGATTATGTCGCCGTGGAACTATCCCGTCAATTTAACGCTGACGCCGCTTGCCGGTGCGATTGCCGCAGGAAACTGCGCAGTGATAAAGCCTTCGAATTACACTCCCGAAACCTCAAAAGTAATCGCCGATTTGATTGCGGAAACCTTTGAGCCGGGTTTTGTTACGGTTGTAACCGGCGGACGAGAAGAGAACGCCGGACTTTTGGAACAAAAGTTTGATTACATCTTCTTTACCGGCGGTACGGTAGTCGGTAAGCTTGTTATGGAGGCTGCCGCACGGAACCTAACGCCGGTAACGCTGGAACTCGGCGGCAAATCCCCCTGTATTATCGATAAAACCGCCGATATGAAAGCGGCAGCGCGGCGCATTCTTTTCGGTAAGATACTGAACGGCGGGCAAACCTGCGTCGCTCCCGACTATGTGCTGATTGACGCAGCGGTAAAAGAAGCGTTTATCGAACAGTGCAAGGCTGTCCTTCATGAATTTTTACCGACGGATGCGTATGCCTCATGCAACATGACGCGGATTGTCAACGACAAACATTTTGAACGGCTCTCACATTTAATGGAAGGAGAAACGGCTGTTATCGGCGGGGAAAAGGATGCGCACGGGCGTTTTATACCGCTGACGGTGTTGGATAATATCAGCTTTGAATCACCGGTTATGCAGGAAGAAATTTTCGGCCCCATCTTGCCGCTCATCCCGTTTACCGATTTGCAGTGGGCTGTCGATCAAATCCGTGCCCGTCCGAAGCCGCTTGCCCTCTATCTCTTTACCAAGGATGCGGCTGTAGAGCGGAAAATTCTGTCGGAAGTATCGTTCGGCGGCGGGTGCATCAACGACACAATCGTGCATCTTGCGACACCGTACATGCCCTTCGGCGGCGTCGGAACAAGCGGCATGGGGAATTACCACGGGAAACAAAGCTTTTACACATTCAGCCACGAAAAGAGCGTAATGAAAAAATCCTTGCTGGTAGACTTACCGATGCGCTATCATCCCTACAGCGAGAAAAATTTCAACCTCGTTAAAAAGTTTATGTAG
- a CDS encoding acyl-CoA dehydrogenase, with translation MDFTLSREQLMAQQLFRDFAQNEVKPIAAEVDEEEKFPEENVKKMAKLGFFGIPVPKQYGGQGADVLTYAMCVEEMSKVCGTTGVIISAHTSLCIDPIMHFGTEAQKMKYVPDLASGKKIGAFGLTEPGAGTDAQGQQTTAVLDGDHWVLNGSKIFITNAGYADVFIVIAVTGIVKDKKGRSVKEISAFIVERGFPGFSVGKHEKKMGIRGSSTCELVFEDCIVPKENLLGVQGRGFIIAMATLDGGRIGIAAQALGLAEGAIEETIKYTKERVQFGKRISQQQNTQFQLADMAARTQGAQYLVYAAACKKQAANENPNIRYSAEAAMAKLVAAEVASDVTRRCLQLFGGYGYTRDYPIERMMRDAKITEIYEGTSEVQRMVIAANLGVN, from the coding sequence ATGGATTTTACGTTGAGCAGAGAACAGCTCATGGCGCAGCAATTGTTTCGTGACTTTGCGCAAAACGAAGTAAAACCGATCGCTGCCGAAGTCGACGAAGAGGAAAAATTTCCTGAAGAGAATGTCAAAAAGATGGCAAAGCTGGGATTCTTCGGTATTCCCGTTCCGAAACAGTACGGCGGACAAGGCGCTGACGTTTTAACCTATGCTATGTGCGTAGAAGAAATGAGCAAGGTATGCGGAACGACCGGTGTTATCATTTCCGCCCATACGTCACTTTGTATCGATCCGATTATGCACTTCGGAACGGAAGCACAAAAGATGAAGTATGTTCCCGATTTAGCCTCCGGTAAAAAAATCGGTGCATTCGGTTTAACCGAACCGGGCGCCGGTACCGATGCTCAAGGACAGCAGACCACTGCAGTACTCGACGGCGACCACTGGGTGTTAAACGGCAGCAAGATCTTTATCACCAATGCGGGCTATGCCGATGTCTTTATCGTTATCGCAGTAACCGGTATCGTAAAGGATAAAAAAGGCCGCTCCGTAAAAGAAATCAGCGCATTCATCGTAGAGCGCGGCTTCCCCGGCTTCTCTGTCGGTAAGCATGAAAAGAAGATGGGTATCCGCGGTTCTTCAACCTGCGAATTGGTCTTTGAAGATTGCATTGTACCGAAAGAAAACCTCCTCGGCGTACAGGGACGCGGCTTTATTATCGCTATGGCAACCCTCGACGGCGGACGCATCGGTATTGCAGCACAGGCGCTCGGCCTTGCAGAAGGCGCTATCGAAGAAACCATCAAATATACAAAAGAGCGTGTCCAGTTCGGAAAACGCATCAGCCAGCAGCAGAACACCCAGTTCCAGCTTGCGGATATGGCAGCCCGTACACAAGGCGCTCAGTATCTTGTCTATGCGGCGGCATGCAAGAAACAGGCAGCCAACGAAAATCCCAATATCCGGTATTCTGCGGAAGCGGCAATGGCGAAGCTCGTTGCAGCTGAGGTCGCAAGCGACGTAACGCGCCGCTGTTTACAGCTCTTCGGCGGATACGGCTATACCCGCGACTACCCGATCGAGCGGATGATGCGCGACGCAAAGATTACGGAAATTTACGAGGGCACGAGCGAAGTTCAGCGCATGGTTATTGCCGCAAACCTCGGCGTCAATTAA
- the acrB gene encoding acryloyl-CoA reductase electron transfer subunit gamma, with product MKAIVCVKQVPDTSGKVAVKENGQLDRASMMTITNPDDLNAIEAALQLKDQTGCEVVAISMGPPPAESMLRELLARGVDKAVLVSSREFGGSDTYATSQILAAAVRRVGVGPEDVVFCGRQAIDGDTAQVGPQIAEKLNLPQITYAADIKKEGNTLTVKRMLEDGYMMLKVKTPCLITCIKELNEPRYMSVSGIMECYSKPYEVYNYETLKDDPLIDKDTIGLEGSPTNVYKSFTPPQKGAGTMMEGADKAACEKLVGMLAEKHII from the coding sequence ATGAAAGCTATTGTTTGTGTAAAACAAGTTCCCGATACATCCGGAAAAGTTGCCGTCAAAGAAAACGGGCAGCTTGACCGCGCTTCGATGATGACCATCACCAACCCCGATGACTTAAACGCGATTGAAGCGGCGCTGCAGCTAAAAGATCAAACCGGCTGTGAAGTTGTCGCTATTTCGATGGGGCCGCCCCCTGCAGAAAGCATGCTCCGTGAGCTGTTGGCGCGCGGCGTTGACAAGGCGGTACTGGTTTCCAGCCGTGAGTTCGGCGGAAGTGACACGTATGCTACCAGTCAGATTTTGGCAGCAGCTGTACGCCGCGTCGGTGTAGGACCGGAAGATGTTGTATTCTGCGGACGGCAGGCAATCGACGGCGATACCGCACAGGTAGGCCCGCAGATCGCTGAAAAACTGAATCTCCCGCAGATCACCTACGCAGCTGATATTAAAAAAGAAGGCAACACACTGACGGTAAAGCGTATGCTCGAAGACGGCTACATGATGCTCAAGGTAAAGACACCCTGTCTTATCACCTGTATCAAAGAGCTGAACGAACCGCGTTATATGAGCGTCAGCGGTATTATGGAATGCTACTCAAAGCCGTATGAGGTATACAATTACGAAACCTTGAAGGACGATCCGCTCATCGATAAAGACACGATCGGTTTGGAAGGTTCTCCGACAAACGTATACAAGTCCTTTACCCCGCCGCAGAAGGGCGCCGGTACGATGATGGAAGGCGCCGACAAAGCCGCTTGTGAAAAGCTCGTCGGTATGCTGGCAGAAAAACATATCATTTAA